In Bacillus sp. FJAT-45037, the following are encoded in one genomic region:
- a CDS encoding methyl-accepting chemotaxis protein, giving the protein MSMKKTDQEIFDAIITAAPFIQRAAKEEIAISICDHETWLLQLDHPTLVLGNKTGDPVSKDDPVIQSALNGQGGMGRPPYEVYGMHFFGKTSPIINDGRVIGAIGMAYNIEILMKMETNIEKLNNITASIQQLIEKIIAQASQLSITNNELYVLSERSKENSEEVNQILDLMNNISRQTNILGLNASIEAARAGDAGKGFSVVANEVRSVSKETASSSDKINHSISTIEDNLSQMIMSLTTIRGLTEDQTLLVENVAATLDTLSTIIRELHSYMKTLG; this is encoded by the coding sequence ATGAGTATGAAAAAAACAGACCAAGAAATTTTTGATGCGATCATTACAGCCGCTCCATTTATTCAACGAGCTGCGAAGGAAGAAATCGCAATTTCGATTTGCGATCATGAAACATGGTTGCTTCAGCTTGATCACCCCACATTAGTGTTAGGCAATAAAACGGGCGATCCCGTATCGAAAGATGATCCAGTGATTCAAAGTGCTTTAAACGGCCAAGGTGGGATGGGCCGACCTCCATATGAAGTGTATGGAATGCATTTCTTTGGTAAAACGTCTCCTATCATCAATGATGGACGTGTAATCGGTGCAATCGGTATGGCTTACAATATTGAAATATTAATGAAGATGGAAACAAATATTGAGAAATTAAATAATATTACAGCGAGCATTCAGCAATTAATTGAGAAAATCATTGCACAAGCAAGCCAGCTAAGCATAACGAATAATGAACTATATGTACTTTCTGAGCGCTCAAAAGAAAATTCTGAAGAGGTTAATCAGATCCTTGATTTAATGAACAATATTTCAAGACAGACGAACATCCTTGGACTCAATGCGAGTATTGAAGCTGCCAGAGCAGGAGATGCAGGAAAAGGTTTTTCAGTTGTTGCTAACGAGGTGAGGTCAGTGTCGAAAGAGACAGCTTCATCTTCAGACAAGATCAATCATTCAATCTCAACCATCGAAGATAATCTTTCTCAAATGATTATGAGCTTAACAACAATTCGTGGTTTGACAGAAGATCAGACGTTATTAGTAGAGAACGTCGCAGCGACACTAGATACACTCTCTACAATTATCCGTGAATTACACAGTTATATGAAAACGCTAGGCTAA
- a CDS encoding MFS transporter produces the protein MKTRKKQSNSVTVVSLITALCLLGDSMLYVALPIYYENVGLASLWEVGLILSVNRFVRIPINPIVGKVYRKLPLRVGLLIAIVLAVTTTIGYGIGYGLFTWLILRILWGVAWSFLRLGGFLLVIDQSNDSNRGENIGRYNGLYRLGSLGGMLGGGILAALIGFEHTAILFGLLMISGIPIIIRMLPRDVTASKKGSVSGSSKPKIMLPQSGSIIAVVASGMIISFLIQGVFSSSISLVMATHYGDELMIVGFTIGVTAVAGILQGVRWLWEPYLARKFGQWSDGRQGRLPIYISALIVSMVGFLLIPIQFSLVLWVVFALIVMAASTALTTINDTITADIAKQSDANQVLTTYTVFLDVGAALGPLFIYGVLSWGASLQLIFSFSALLFLILAMFWSYVLQKEYSNAITL, from the coding sequence ATGAAAACGAGGAAAAAACAGAGTAACTCTGTGACAGTTGTATCCTTGATCACTGCTTTATGTTTACTAGGTGATTCAATGCTCTATGTTGCGCTGCCTATTTACTATGAAAATGTTGGGTTGGCTTCACTATGGGAGGTCGGATTAATTCTATCAGTGAATAGATTCGTTCGAATTCCTATTAACCCGATAGTGGGGAAGGTCTATCGTAAGCTACCTTTACGTGTTGGTTTATTAATTGCTATTGTGTTAGCAGTGACAACAACGATTGGTTATGGTATCGGCTACGGATTATTTACTTGGTTAATCTTAAGAATCTTATGGGGTGTGGCATGGTCATTTTTACGGTTAGGTGGATTTTTACTCGTTATTGATCAATCAAATGATTCAAACCGTGGGGAGAATATAGGGCGATACAATGGGCTATACAGGCTAGGAAGTTTAGGAGGAATGTTAGGAGGCGGAATCTTAGCTGCATTAATAGGGTTTGAACATACTGCGATTTTATTTGGTTTATTGATGATAAGTGGTATTCCGATCATTATCCGTATGCTTCCTAGAGATGTAACAGCCTCAAAGAAGGGTTCAGTTAGTGGTTCATCTAAACCGAAAATAATGTTACCGCAATCAGGCTCTATAATTGCTGTTGTCGCCAGTGGAATGATAATTTCTTTTTTGATTCAAGGGGTATTTAGTTCATCTATCAGTCTAGTAATGGCTACTCATTACGGAGATGAATTAATGATCGTTGGCTTCACTATAGGTGTAACTGCCGTAGCGGGGATATTACAAGGTGTTCGATGGTTATGGGAGCCGTATTTAGCAAGGAAATTTGGACAATGGTCTGACGGTAGACAAGGAAGATTACCAATCTATATATCCGCTCTAATTGTATCGATGGTCGGGTTTTTATTAATTCCGATTCAATTTTCATTAGTTTTATGGGTTGTTTTCGCTTTGATTGTGATGGCTGCATCCACAGCATTAACGACTATCAATGATACGATCACAGCAGATATTGCAAAACAAAGCGATGCGAACCAGGTGCTGACAACTTACACAGTATTTTTAGATGTAGGGGCGGCGCTTGGACCATTATTCATCTATGGGGTTTTATCATGGGGGGCTAGCCTTCAACTCATTTTTTCTTTTTCTGCTTTGTTATTTCTAATATTAGCCATGTTTTGGTCTTATGTACTTCAAAAAGAATATTCAAATGCTATTACGTTATAA
- a CDS encoding EAL domain-containing protein — translation MENKTLKRHIKRYVLSRKKQELVFQLQDHQLIADSLRMHQKIFDHYPDGVYTLDREGKVIELNRKLSELFGYSIEEMKHHYNNFLPQSEKKRVLTYFQKVLNGQTVHYKTAAYHKDGHLVYIHITNIPIQDYGEVIGVYGIAKDISAMTQTKHDLLQIKDHLNMAQKLANIGSWKYSATTGKVFLSRQVCNFFSLSYETSGRGLDEVMSFTTKGEELQLITAIYNAKNNAGQFELECTFSNLLDVKKVALVKGKASFNSNGDLKEVYGIIYDTTRMKYTEEKLLQQTAESLEIYNSLDATIWSYDVKKGQMTYCSDGAYSVYGVEQDTFISNPKLWLELVHPEDLPDVLEAQKILENGKKIRHQYRIITPLDELKWIDDQTIPIFNDDGELIHLNGISSDITQQKQYEQRLQFITEHDYLTGLPNRSHFEANLQSNLKSEPVFVLYLAIDRFSQINDTLGHHVGDCIIKALASRLTKLTADGTFVARINGDEFAIFIHATLSATQELAEAIIQESKKPLLINEYEVLLTTRIGISSYPADGKKSNQLLHLAYIAMQRVKRTHRSDYQFYTPSMNLESYKTFQLEKDLRQAISEQQLHLHYQPKVEADDGTISGAEALLRWQHPDWGNVSPAQFIPLAEENGLIFEIGDWVIDTVCAQIRTWLEAGVPIVPISINVSPKRLMRSKFKDYVQECMEKHHVPAELIELEITESSVLHQDVALKEMNDLRELGVTFSLDDFGTGYSSLSYLMKYNLDTIKIDKQLVQQIDEDIKAQAIVKSVIYLAKELQMDVVIEGVETISQLQFFGQLSSSLKIQGFIFSKPVPPEKLQSMLIQSKILSIELPR, via the coding sequence ATGGAGAATAAAACGTTAAAAAGACATATAAAACGATACGTATTATCAAGAAAGAAACAAGAATTAGTTTTTCAACTTCAAGATCACCAGCTAATTGCTGACTCGTTAAGGATGCACCAGAAAATCTTTGATCATTACCCAGATGGCGTCTATACACTCGATAGAGAAGGAAAAGTTATTGAACTAAACCGGAAATTATCTGAATTATTCGGATATTCAATAGAAGAAATGAAACACCATTATAATAACTTCCTTCCACAATCAGAAAAAAAGCGTGTCTTGACGTACTTTCAGAAAGTTCTAAACGGACAAACCGTACATTATAAAACCGCCGCTTACCATAAAGACGGTCATCTCGTTTATATTCATATTACCAATATTCCCATTCAAGATTATGGTGAGGTCATTGGTGTTTATGGTATTGCAAAGGATATTTCCGCGATGACTCAGACGAAACATGACTTGCTTCAAATAAAAGATCACCTCAATATGGCTCAAAAATTAGCCAATATTGGCAGTTGGAAATACTCAGCAACTACCGGCAAAGTTTTTTTATCAAGGCAAGTTTGCAACTTTTTCTCCCTCTCCTATGAGACATCTGGTCGTGGTTTAGATGAAGTGATGTCATTTACGACCAAGGGAGAGGAACTGCAACTAATCACTGCGATTTATAATGCGAAAAATAATGCTGGTCAATTTGAATTGGAGTGCACTTTCTCCAATCTCCTTGATGTAAAAAAAGTAGCTCTAGTTAAGGGGAAAGCATCATTTAATTCAAATGGGGACTTAAAAGAAGTTTACGGTATTATCTATGACACCACACGTATGAAGTACACCGAGGAGAAATTATTACAACAAACAGCGGAGTCGTTAGAAATATATAACTCTCTTGACGCGACGATTTGGTCTTACGACGTAAAAAAAGGACAAATGACTTATTGTTCTGACGGCGCCTATAGCGTTTATGGGGTTGAACAAGACACATTCATCTCCAACCCTAAGTTATGGTTAGAACTGGTTCATCCTGAAGATTTACCAGACGTTTTAGAAGCTCAAAAAATTCTAGAAAACGGAAAAAAAATCCGCCATCAATACCGAATAATTACCCCACTAGATGAGCTCAAATGGATTGATGACCAAACCATTCCGATCTTTAATGATGATGGTGAATTGATCCATCTAAATGGAATCTCATCGGATATCACTCAGCAAAAACAATATGAGCAAAGACTACAGTTTATTACAGAACATGATTACTTGACTGGGTTACCAAATCGCTCTCACTTTGAAGCTAACTTACAAAGTAACCTCAAGAGTGAGCCTGTGTTCGTCCTTTATCTAGCAATCGATCGCTTCAGTCAAATAAATGATACATTAGGTCATCATGTCGGTGACTGCATTATAAAAGCACTAGCTTCTAGGCTGACTAAATTAACAGCAGATGGTACTTTTGTAGCGAGGATTAATGGCGATGAATTTGCTATTTTTATTCATGCTACTCTATCCGCGACGCAAGAACTAGCTGAGGCAATTATTCAAGAATCGAAGAAACCTCTTCTTATTAATGAATATGAAGTGTTGTTAACAACACGCATAGGAATCAGCTCTTATCCAGCTGATGGAAAGAAATCAAACCAATTACTTCATTTAGCTTATATCGCGATGCAACGAGTAAAGCGTACTCATCGCTCTGATTACCAATTCTATACACCAAGTATGAATCTTGAATCTTATAAAACATTTCAATTAGAGAAAGATTTAAGACAAGCCATATCAGAACAACAATTACATCTTCATTATCAACCTAAAGTCGAAGCCGATGATGGGACAATCTCTGGAGCCGAGGCTCTTTTACGATGGCAGCATCCAGATTGGGGAAATGTATCACCTGCTCAGTTTATTCCTCTCGCTGAGGAGAACGGTTTGATCTTTGAAATCGGTGATTGGGTGATTGATACCGTCTGTGCACAAATTCGTACCTGGCTCGAAGCGGGAGTCCCTATTGTTCCAATCTCGATTAACGTCTCCCCAAAGCGATTAATGAGATCTAAGTTTAAAGATTATGTTCAAGAGTGTATGGAAAAACATCATGTGCCAGCCGAGCTTATTGAGTTAGAAATTACGGAATCATCAGTGTTACATCAAGACGTCGCCTTAAAAGAAATGAACGACTTAAGAGAACTCGGTGTGACATTTTCTTTAGATGATTTCGGCACAGGCTATTCTTCTCTGTCGTATCTGATGAAATATAACCTAGATACAATTAAGATCGATAAACAACTCGTCCAACAAATAGATGAAGATATTAAAGCACAAGCGATTGTCAAAAGTGTCATTTATCTTGCTAAAGAGTTACAGATGGATGTGGTGATCGAAGGAGTTGAAACAATCAGTCAGCTACAATTTTTCGGACAACTTTCTTCTTCTTTAAAAATTCAAGGCTTTATATTCAGTAAGCCAGTCCCACCTGAAAAATTGCAGTCTATGCTGATTCAATCAAAGATACTATCAATCGAGCTACCCAGGTAA
- the kynA gene encoding tryptophan 2,3-dioxygenase, with protein MSPEDNTPKTTANEKGIHTDFKENMTYGEYLGLEQVLSSQHLLSDHHDEMLFIIIHQVSELWMKLILHETTAAVKSIQAGDLQTSFKQLARVSKIQSQIIQAWDVLSTLTPAEYMEFRDSLGQASGFQSYQYRMIEFALGYKTPHILKIYEKDPELHKQLKIAYHSPGLYDVAIQALAKTGLHINSSILNRDVSKPYEEDESVEEAWLTVYKDVENYWDLYQLAEKLVDIEDWLQQWRFRHMKTVERIIGFKTGTGGSSGVHYLKKVLDQRFFPELWSLRTKI; from the coding sequence ATGTCACCAGAAGACAATACCCCTAAAACAACAGCAAATGAAAAAGGCATCCATACAGATTTCAAAGAAAATATGACCTACGGTGAATATTTAGGGCTCGAGCAAGTTTTATCGAGCCAACACCTCTTATCAGATCACCATGATGAAATGCTCTTTATTATTATTCATCAAGTGAGCGAGCTCTGGATGAAGCTGATTCTTCACGAAACGACGGCAGCGGTGAAAAGCATTCAAGCAGGTGATCTGCAAACGTCCTTTAAGCAGTTAGCACGCGTCTCAAAAATTCAATCCCAAATTATTCAAGCTTGGGATGTTCTTTCAACTCTTACTCCTGCTGAATACATGGAATTTCGTGATTCACTTGGACAAGCCTCAGGTTTTCAATCGTATCAATATCGAATGATTGAATTTGCCCTTGGCTATAAAACACCGCACATTTTGAAGATTTACGAAAAAGACCCAGAACTACACAAGCAATTGAAAATCGCTTATCATAGCCCTGGCTTATACGATGTAGCAATTCAAGCATTAGCCAAAACAGGTCTTCACATTAACAGTTCCATTCTAAACCGAGATGTTTCGAAGCCTTACGAAGAAGATGAAAGTGTAGAAGAAGCTTGGCTCACGGTCTACAAAGATGTCGAAAACTATTGGGACCTCTATCAATTAGCTGAGAAGCTTGTCGATATCGAGGATTGGCTTCAGCAGTGGCGCTTTAGACATATGAAAACCGTTGAACGAATTATTGGGTTTAAGACAGGAACAGGTGGATCTTCCGGCGTCCATTATTTGAAAAAAGTTCTCGACCAACGTTTCTTCCCTGAACTTTGGAGTTTACGAACAAAAATCTAA
- the kynB gene encoding arylformamidase translates to MNEKKWIDISQPLDDQLAHWPGDTPFSYVTEYTKENTGSVNIGKITTSLHSGTHIDAPFHFDNQGARTLDLDINRYIGHARVIDGSSYSMLDEAMFSQFDLKGVTRLLVKTSIPNNPTQFPPDFPTVTSCGANYLHEVGIQLLGVDVPSVDHPDSKELTGHHALYQHNIAILENTMLDHVPKGDYELIALPLPIRKGDGSPVRAVIRPLNSTK, encoded by the coding sequence ATGAATGAGAAAAAATGGATTGATATTTCGCAACCACTTGATGATCAACTTGCCCATTGGCCTGGTGACACTCCTTTCTCCTATGTCACAGAGTATACAAAAGAGAACACTGGTTCAGTCAATATCGGCAAGATCACGACAAGTCTTCATTCTGGAACACATATTGATGCTCCGTTTCATTTTGATAATCAGGGAGCTCGCACCCTTGATCTTGATATCAATCGCTACATCGGGCATGCACGAGTCATTGATGGCTCTTCGTATTCTATGCTAGATGAAGCGATGTTTAGTCAATTTGACCTTAAAGGAGTTACTCGTCTCTTAGTCAAAACGTCTATTCCAAATAACCCTACTCAATTCCCACCAGACTTTCCAACTGTGACAAGTTGCGGTGCCAACTATTTACATGAAGTAGGAATACAGTTACTCGGTGTCGACGTCCCTTCTGTCGACCATCCAGATAGTAAAGAGCTTACAGGTCACCATGCTCTTTATCAACATAATATCGCGATCCTAGAAAATACAATGCTTGATCATGTTCCAAAAGGAGATTATGAGCTCATTGCTCTTCCTTTACCGATAAGAAAAGGGGACGGTAGTCCGGTTCGCGCCGTGATCCGTCCTCTCAACTCTACAAAATAA
- the kynU gene encoding kynureninase, translating into MSEQLTLDYAKNLDQKDPLAPFRDEFYTQKGRIYLDGNSLGLLSKRAENTLLHLLDSWKKHGIDGWTDGEHPWYYLSESLGEQMAPLVGATGAEVLVTGSTTTNLHQLISTFYQPTKNRTNILADELNFPSDIYALQSQLRLKNLDPTEHLIQVKSRDGHTILEDDIIAQMNDDVALILLSSILYRSGQVLDMKRLTEEAHKRNILIGFDLCHSIGSIPHELSAWDVDFAFWCNYKHLNAGPGAVGGLYVNKKHFGITPGLAGWFSSDKSKQFDMEHTLTPALDAGAFQIGTPHVLSIAPLIGSLQLFHEAGIENIRKKSLALTRFMQAAITQEIPEGGFVFQNPKDDHKRGGHLFIEHPEAARICKALKDKGITPDFRSPNGIRLAPVALYNTYEDVWNSVQILKQIMREETYKNYENKRGVIA; encoded by the coding sequence ATGTCAGAACAATTAACGCTAGATTACGCAAAAAATCTTGATCAGAAAGATCCACTGGCTCCTTTTCGTGATGAGTTCTACACACAAAAGGGTCGCATTTATTTAGATGGTAACTCACTGGGCCTTCTCTCCAAGCGAGCAGAAAATACTTTATTACATTTGCTTGATTCATGGAAAAAGCACGGAATTGATGGGTGGACAGATGGTGAGCATCCATGGTATTACCTCAGTGAGTCATTAGGAGAACAGATGGCACCACTTGTCGGCGCAACAGGAGCTGAGGTTTTAGTAACAGGTTCGACAACGACTAACTTGCATCAACTAATCTCCACATTCTATCAACCTACAAAAAATCGCACGAACATTCTTGCTGATGAGCTAAATTTCCCTAGTGATATCTATGCCTTACAAAGTCAACTCCGATTAAAAAATCTTGATCCGACTGAACATCTCATTCAAGTAAAAAGTCGAGATGGGCATACAATACTAGAAGATGACATTATCGCGCAAATGAATGACGATGTAGCACTCATCCTGCTATCAAGTATTTTATATCGCAGTGGACAAGTCCTCGACATGAAACGTCTAACAGAAGAAGCACATAAGCGCAACATTCTCATTGGATTTGATTTATGTCATTCAATCGGTTCAATTCCTCATGAATTAAGTGCATGGGATGTTGATTTTGCTTTTTGGTGTAATTATAAGCACCTTAATGCTGGTCCGGGTGCTGTCGGTGGCTTGTACGTAAATAAGAAACATTTCGGAATAACGCCTGGTCTAGCTGGTTGGTTTAGTTCCGATAAGAGTAAGCAATTTGATATGGAGCACACGTTAACACCTGCACTAGATGCTGGCGCTTTTCAAATAGGTACCCCTCATGTTCTTAGCATCGCACCTCTTATTGGTTCTTTACAATTATTTCATGAGGCTGGTATTGAAAATATTCGAAAAAAATCACTTGCTCTTACTCGTTTTATGCAAGCAGCGATCACTCAAGAGATACCCGAGGGTGGATTTGTGTTCCAAAATCCGAAAGACGACCATAAGCGTGGTGGGCATTTGTTTATCGAGCATCCTGAGGCAGCGAGAATATGCAAAGCGTTAAAAGACAAAGGTATTACACCTGACTTTCGTTCACCAAACGGCATTCGTCTTGCGCCTGTCGCCCTCTACAATACGTATGAAGATGTATGGAATAGTGTGCAAATATTAAAACAGATCATGCGCGAGGAAACGTATAAAAACTACGAAAACAAGCGAGGAGTCATTGCATAA
- a CDS encoding ABC transporter ATP-binding protein produces the protein MKKLWSFLQPYRFPMWIAISLMLVELTVELVHPLLLAKIIDEGVMAGDLDVVIFWGAIMIGMSILAFMSGVTNSFYAAHVSQSTGHDIRNGLYRRVQSFAFSQLQKFETSSLITRMTNDVTQIQNTIFMSLRIMMRAPLLVIGGTIMALLVNAKLALFLVATIPILLLFLIWMMKKGGAMFRLVQSKLDRVNHVMRENLKGIRIIKAFVRRDYEGKRFKKENHELQDQTIRAMRLMEVMMPVLLLAMNGAIIGILWFGAIDVGANQAQVGEIVAIVNYAMRVTSALTVFSMIIIVFSRARASLGRITEVLDTESGMESGTGAVQSNEEEAQIKFNQVHFRYKDSAVDVLKKFSFSIEKGETIAILGATGSGKTTMFELIPRLYDASAGEVFMNGLDVREWDERELRKMIGYVPQESLLFTGSIRENIAWGMDMTSDDEVIRAAKTAQIHETIQLLQNGYQTKVGQKGVNLSGGQKQRIAIARALIRQPEVLLLDDSTSALDMRTEANFLKALQSYRCTTLIITQKVKTAMVADRILILDDGGVLASGTHIELLKDSVLYQKIAESQLGTEVNYHV, from the coding sequence ATGAAAAAGCTATGGTCCTTTTTACAGCCCTACCGATTTCCGATGTGGATTGCGATCTCATTGATGTTAGTAGAACTAACAGTAGAGCTCGTTCACCCGTTACTTTTAGCAAAAATAATTGATGAAGGAGTAATGGCCGGAGACTTAGATGTTGTAATCTTTTGGGGAGCGATCATGATCGGTATGTCGATTCTCGCCTTCATGTCAGGTGTTACTAACTCTTTTTATGCGGCACATGTGAGTCAAAGTACCGGTCACGATATTCGAAACGGGTTATATCGACGTGTTCAGTCGTTCGCCTTTTCGCAGTTGCAGAAGTTTGAGACCTCTTCGTTAATTACAAGGATGACGAATGATGTGACGCAAATTCAAAATACGATTTTTATGAGCTTACGGATTATGATGCGAGCACCTCTTCTTGTTATTGGTGGGACAATTATGGCTCTCCTTGTGAATGCAAAGCTAGCGTTATTTTTAGTTGCTACGATCCCTATCCTCTTACTCTTTTTAATTTGGATGATGAAAAAAGGGGGAGCGATGTTTCGCCTAGTTCAATCGAAGCTTGATCGTGTCAATCACGTGATGCGCGAGAATCTAAAAGGGATTCGGATTATAAAAGCATTTGTGCGCAGAGATTATGAAGGGAAACGTTTTAAGAAAGAGAATCATGAGTTACAAGATCAAACGATACGTGCGATGAGGTTAATGGAAGTGATGATGCCTGTTCTCTTACTCGCGATGAACGGGGCGATCATTGGTATCTTGTGGTTTGGTGCAATTGATGTGGGCGCAAATCAAGCACAAGTTGGGGAGATTGTTGCGATTGTTAATTATGCGATGCGTGTTACTTCAGCGTTAACGGTTTTCTCGATGATTATTATAGTCTTTTCAAGAGCAAGAGCTTCTCTTGGGCGTATTACAGAAGTTCTTGATACAGAAAGTGGGATGGAATCAGGAACGGGTGCTGTTCAATCCAACGAGGAAGAAGCTCAGATCAAATTTAACCAAGTCCATTTTCGTTATAAAGATTCAGCTGTCGATGTGCTAAAGAAATTTTCGTTCTCCATAGAAAAAGGAGAAACGATAGCGATACTCGGAGCGACTGGATCAGGGAAGACGACGATGTTCGAACTCATCCCAAGACTATATGACGCAAGCGCTGGTGAGGTTTTTATGAATGGTCTCGACGTCAGGGAGTGGGATGAACGAGAGCTGCGAAAAATGATAGGGTATGTTCCGCAAGAATCTCTATTGTTTACAGGTTCGATTCGTGAAAATATCGCATGGGGGATGGATATGACAAGCGATGATGAAGTGATACGAGCTGCTAAGACTGCGCAAATTCATGAAACGATTCAACTACTCCAAAATGGTTACCAAACGAAAGTTGGCCAAAAAGGAGTCAATCTTTCAGGTGGTCAAAAACAAAGAATAGCGATTGCTCGAGCTCTTATTCGTCAACCAGAGGTATTACTATTGGATGATAGTACAAGTGCACTGGATATGAGGACAGAAGCAAATTTTTTAAAGGCACTGCAATCTTATCGATGTACGACACTAATAATTACACAAAAAGTTAAAACGGCGATGGTTGCTGATCGAATTCTCATCCTTGACGATGGAGGTGTGCTTGCAAGTGGAACACATATAGAGCTCTTAAAAGATAGCGTTCTTTATCAAAAAATCGCTGAGTCACAGTTAGGTACGGAGGTGAATTATCATGTTTGA
- a CDS encoding ABC transporter ATP-binding protein yields MFDLLSRPFKYKRIDWRAIRSDSGKKKERAKDWSTTLKRLWNYLSTYKAQLMLVFLMVVASSVLSLLGPFLIGFSIDTYIMTNELSGLAPMLLMLGLIYIGYSFSIWLQNYWMVDIAQKTVYEIRTHLFTHIQTLPIPFFDTRQHGELMSRVTNDMENVSTTLNSSVIQILSSVLTFIGIISVMIYLSPLMTIMTLTIIPVMVFGLKWITKRTSVFFKEQQKNIGDVNGYIEETVSGQSMVKVFSQEERVIRDFAEKNERLKTTGFWAQTYSGFIPKLMNLLNNLSFALIALVGGILILQENAITVGVIVIFAEYARQFTRPLNDLANQFNVLLSAVAGAERVFQVIDEQAEDDTIQQNVPILKGQVEFKNVSFSYESGEQVIRNVSFAVRPGETIAFVGPTGAGKTTIINMIARFYDANSGEILFDGIDAQTFNREDLRRQMGYVLQDPFLFEGSIRENIRYGKLDATDEEVEAAAKRANAHSFISRLKDQYDLRITQDGQGISQGQKQLLSIARALLADPKILILDEATSSIDTVTELKIQEAMARLMEGRTSFVIAHRLNTIEKADQIMVLVDGEVVERGNHRQLLVKKGFYHSLYTGEE; encoded by the coding sequence ATGTTTGATTTATTGTCTCGACCATTTAAATACAAGCGAATTGATTGGAGAGCTATTCGTTCTGATAGTGGAAAAAAGAAAGAGAGAGCGAAAGATTGGTCGACTACTTTAAAAAGGTTGTGGAACTATCTATCCACTTATAAAGCACAACTTATGCTTGTCTTCTTAATGGTTGTGGCAAGCTCTGTCTTAAGCCTACTTGGTCCTTTCTTAATAGGATTTTCAATTGATACGTATATTATGACAAATGAGCTATCGGGCCTTGCACCGATGTTACTGATGCTCGGGCTGATATACATAGGGTACTCTTTTAGCATTTGGTTACAAAATTACTGGATGGTGGACATTGCTCAAAAAACCGTGTACGAGATCCGCACCCACTTATTTACTCATATTCAAACATTACCGATTCCATTTTTTGATACTCGTCAGCATGGAGAGTTAATGAGTCGGGTGACAAATGATATGGAAAATGTCAGTACGACATTGAATAGCTCCGTGATTCAAATTCTATCGAGTGTTCTAACGTTTATTGGAATTATCAGTGTCATGATTTACTTAAGCCCTCTGATGACAATCATGACACTTACGATCATTCCAGTTATGGTATTCGGTTTAAAGTGGATCACGAAGAGAACGAGTGTGTTTTTTAAAGAGCAGCAGAAAAACATAGGAGATGTGAACGGGTATATTGAAGAAACAGTTTCTGGTCAATCGATGGTGAAAGTGTTTTCTCAAGAGGAGCGAGTGATTCGTGATTTTGCTGAAAAGAACGAAAGGTTAAAAACGACGGGTTTTTGGGCTCAAACGTATTCAGGGTTTATCCCCAAGTTAATGAATTTATTAAATAATCTTAGCTTCGCTTTAATTGCTTTAGTAGGTGGCATACTCATCTTGCAAGAGAATGCCATTACCGTTGGTGTCATCGTCATTTTTGCTGAATATGCGAGACAGTTTACACGTCCTTTAAATGATTTAGCCAATCAATTTAACGTATTGTTATCTGCTGTAGCTGGAGCAGAAAGAGTCTTTCAAGTAATTGATGAACAAGCAGAAGATGATACGATTCAACAGAATGTACCAATCTTAAAAGGGCAGGTAGAATTTAAAAATGTTTCATTTTCTTATGAGAGTGGTGAACAGGTAATTCGTAATGTGAGCTTTGCAGTTCGACCAGGGGAGACAATCGCTTTCGTTGGGCCAACAGGTGCTGGGAAAACAACAATTATTAACATGATTGCTAGATTTTACGATGCTAATTCTGGGGAGATTTTATTTGATGGAATCGACGCTCAAACATTCAATCGAGAAGATTTACGACGACAAATGGGGTATGTGCTTCAAGATCCATTTTTATTTGAAGGGTCAATTCGAGAGAATATTAGATATGGAAAGCTTGATGCTACAGACGAGGAAGTGGAGGCTGCTGCGAAAAGAGCCAATGCGCATTCATTCATTTCTCGTTTGAAAGACCAATACGATTTGAGGATCACTCAAGATGGCCAGGGGATTAGCCAAGGGCAAAAGCAGCTACTCTCTATCGCTAGAGCTTTATTGGCAGACCCTAAAATCCTGATATTAGATGAAGCGACCAGTAGCATAGATACGGTGACCGAACTGAAAATACAGGAAGCGATGGCAAGACTCATGGAAGGTAGAACGAGCTTTGTCATTGCTCATCGCTTAAATACAATTGAAAAAGCCGATCAGATTATGGTTCTTGTGGATGGAGAAGTAGTAGAAAGAGGAAACCATAGACAGTTACTTGTTAAGAAAGGTTTCTATCACAGTCTATACACAGGAGAAGAGTGA